The following proteins are co-located in the Methanobrevibacter boviskoreani JH1 genome:
- a CDS encoding 2-oxoacid:acceptor oxidoreductase subunit alpha, producing the protein MVENLFIQGNEACALGAIKGGCRFFAGYPITPSTEVAENLARLLPKYGGSFVQMEDEISSMGAVIGASWGGTKSMTATSGPGISLMQENLGYAFMTETPLVIVDVQRGSPSTGQPTMASQSDMMQARWGSHGDYEPIALSPSSVQEYFDFTIKAFNLAERYRVPVFLLTEESIGHMREKITIPEEVKITARKEPTMDTDTFLPFKNRKNATNPMPAFGDGYNVHVSGLTHDERGYPDTNNPKTHARLVKRLCNKVLKNRDKITHVKGEYLDDADIVIVAYGAPVRSTITAVKEAREEGIKAGYLKIDTPWPFPDEKVKAVCESAKHVIVPEMNLGQMVHEVERVSQGDAEVHLLSKIGGELHKPGEILSVIKSVGGN; encoded by the coding sequence ATGGTAGAAAACTTATTTATTCAAGGTAATGAAGCTTGTGCACTTGGTGCAATTAAAGGGGGCTGCAGATTCTTTGCAGGTTATCCTATTACTCCTTCTACTGAAGTAGCTGAGAATTTGGCTAGATTACTTCCAAAATATGGAGGTTCTTTTGTTCAGATGGAAGATGAAATATCATCAATGGGTGCGGTTATTGGTGCTAGTTGGGGCGGTACCAAATCCATGACTGCAACTAGTGGTCCTGGTATTTCACTTATGCAGGAAAATTTAGGTTATGCATTCATGACAGAGACACCACTTGTGATTGTTGATGTACAAAGAGGTTCTCCTTCTACAGGTCAACCTACTATGGCAAGTCAAAGCGATATGATGCAGGCACGTTGGGGTTCCCATGGTGATTATGAGCCTATTGCATTATCTCCTTCCTCAGTACAGGAATATTTTGATTTTACAATCAAAGCATTTAACTTAGCTGAAAGATATAGGGTCCCAGTATTTTTATTAACTGAGGAATCCATTGGTCATATGAGGGAGAAAATTACAATCCCTGAGGAGGTTAAAATTACAGCAAGAAAAGAACCTACAATGGATACCGATACTTTCCTACCATTTAAGAATAGGAAAAATGCAACAAATCCTATGCCTGCATTTGGTGATGGATATAATGTTCATGTATCCGGTTTAACTCATGATGAAAGAGGTTATCCTGATACTAATAATCCTAAAACTCATGCAAGACTTGTAAAAAGACTATGTAACAAGGTTTTAAAAAATAGGGATAAAATCACACATGTTAAAGGCGAATACTTAGATGATGCAGATATAGTAATTGTAGCCTATGGGGCTCCTGTAAGATCAACTATTACCGCTGTTAAAGAGGCAAGGGAAGAAGGTATTAAAGCAGGATATTTAAAAATTGATACTCCATGGCCATTCCCAGATGAGAAAGTCAAGGCTGTTTGCGAATCTGCAAAACATGTGATTGTACCTGAGATGAACTTAGGCCAAATGGTTCATGAAGTTGAAAGGGTATCCCAGGGTGATGCAGAGGTACATCTTTTAAGTAAGATTGGTGGAGAGCTTCATAAACCTGGAGAAATATTATCTGTAATTAAGTCTGTTGGAGGTAATTAA
- a CDS encoding 4Fe-4S dicluster domain-containing protein yields the protein MIYIDPDLCKGCLLCVNTCHKHVYTVSKKANKKGVFLPIPTNEKECSNCKECELLCPDQAILVNVPEHWWMNKNNTYAFNPNFAKRKI from the coding sequence ATGATATATATTGATCCTGATTTATGTAAAGGATGTTTATTATGTGTAAACACATGTCATAAACATGTTTATACTGTTTCCAAAAAAGCAAATAAGAAAGGAGTATTTTTACCTATTCCTACTAATGAAAAAGAATGTTCTAATTGTAAAGAATGTGAGTTGTTATGTCCTGACCAAGCAATATTAGTAAACGTTCCAGAACATTGGTGGATGAATAAGAATAATACTTATGCATTTAATCCAAATTTTGCAAAGAGGAAAATATAA
- a CDS encoding fumarate hydratase C-terminal domain-containing protein, whose product MKKNRFRNDKMIDINIPISDKELNQLKINDKILINGTIYTGRDAVLPKLAKMIRNNEDIPIDIKGSAIMHTAVSDAGIATTTSNKKDIESNIPILSKAGVKIHIGKGALNDKTKDALLKYNSIYVVSPPVAALLTDSVISKECVMFKEEGIEGCFKLEVKDLPAIVAIANGESIF is encoded by the coding sequence ATTAAAAAAAACCGTTTTAGAAATGATAAAATGATTGATATAAACATACCCATATCAGATAAGGAACTTAATCAGTTAAAAATAAATGATAAGATTCTAATTAATGGAACCATATACACTGGAAGGGATGCTGTACTTCCCAAATTAGCGAAAATGATTAGAAACAATGAGGACATTCCAATAGATATAAAAGGAAGTGCTATTATGCATACCGCAGTAAGTGATGCAGGTATAGCCACCACAACATCCAATAAAAAGGACATAGAATCAAACATCCCCATACTTTCAAAGGCAGGTGTTAAAATCCATATTGGAAAAGGCGCATTAAATGATAAAACAAAAGATGCCCTTTTAAAATACAATTCCATATATGTGGTATCTCCTCCTGTTGCGGCCCTTTTAACAGATTCTGTAATATCAAAGGAATGTGTCATGTTTAAAGAAGAGGGAATCGAGGGCTGTTTTAAATTAGAAGTTAAAGATTTACCTGCAATCGTTGCAATAGCCAATGGTGAAAGTATATTTTAG
- a CDS encoding DUF763 domain-containing protein — protein MQRKGIANLPMHTGHAPRWLWTRMVKLSKAISEVILEEYGQKELLERISDPYWFQSFSCVIGFDWHSSGTTTTTCGALRAALTPEDHGIAVLGGKGKNSKKTPRQLESKGEYFNLSDKNIDNLVKSSKLSAKIDNACIQDSYTLYQHNFFLTEKGDWAVVQQGMNLDKKYARRYHWMSDEFDSFLEDPHTGISCDKKRKSTLNMASKESKEVQKISVDLINDNPDHLRKYFRPKDPEQTSLMDFFDNSPADFSNFNNQEEFTMPQHHPVLEMDLSDKEFEVLKKAYEIQPEKYEELIMLNGIGPKKIRALALISDIIYGEKASWRDPVKYSFAHGGKDGFPYPVDRETYDHSIETMKDALYQSKLDDNEKLGAIKRLNKYMA, from the coding sequence ATGCAAAGAAAGGGAATAGCAAATTTACCGATGCATACAGGACATGCGCCTAGATGGTTATGGACAAGGATGGTAAAGTTGTCAAAGGCCATAAGTGAAGTCATACTTGAAGAGTATGGACAGAAAGAGCTTTTAGAAAGAATCTCGGATCCATATTGGTTTCAAAGTTTCTCATGTGTTATAGGATTTGATTGGCATTCCTCTGGTACAACCACCACAACATGCGGTGCACTTAGAGCCGCACTTACACCGGAAGACCACGGAATAGCTGTATTAGGTGGTAAAGGGAAAAATTCCAAAAAAACTCCAAGGCAATTAGAAAGCAAGGGGGAATACTTCAATCTTTCAGACAAAAATATAGACAATCTTGTAAAAAGCTCAAAGCTATCTGCTAAAATCGACAATGCATGTATCCAGGACAGCTACACATTATACCAACATAACTTCTTCCTAACAGAAAAAGGAGATTGGGCTGTTGTTCAACAAGGAATGAATCTCGATAAAAAATATGCCCGCCGCTATCATTGGATGAGTGATGAGTTTGACAGTTTCCTAGAAGATCCCCACACGGGAATAAGCTGTGATAAAAAAAGAAAAAGTACCTTGAATATGGCATCTAAGGAAAGTAAGGAAGTACAGAAGATTAGTGTCGATTTAATTAATGACAATCCAGATCACCTTCGTAAATACTTTAGACCTAAAGACCCAGAACAAACATCTTTAATGGATTTCTTTGATAACAGTCCTGCAGATTTCAGTAACTTCAATAATCAGGAAGAATTTACAATGCCACAACATCATCCAGTTCTTGAGATGGATTTGTCAGATAAAGAATTCGAGGTTCTTAAAAAGGCATATGAAATTCAGCCTGAAAAATATGAGGAGCTAATTATGCTTAATGGAATAGGCCCTAAGAAAATAAGGGCATTGGCATTAATCAGTGATATCATTTATGGTGAAAAGGCGAGCTGGAGGGATCCTGTAAAATACAGTTTTGCACATGGAGGTAAAGACGGTTTCCCATATCCTGTTGATAGGGAAACTTATGATCATTCCATTGAAACAATGAAGGATGCACTTTACCAGTCAAAACTAGATGATAATGAGAAATTAGGTGCAATCAAACGATTAAATAAATATATGGCTTGA